A window of Mucilaginibacter robiniae genomic DNA:
ACAATAATGATAACAGGAATAAGCAACAAGAAGTCATACTTATCTAGCAAGGCAATACCAGTAAAAGGAGTACCCAGCGGTGTCCATATCTGATAAAAATGATTCAAACGATCATTCAAATAGTAAAACACAGCAATAAAAAAGAATACGGTAGCGTAACCGATCAGGCTGGCAGCCCAATCACGCCAATCAAACGGACGAAAAATAATGAGTGCTATCCATACACATACCATCAGGTACACAAAAGGCAGATAGATAAGCGTACCGGCTGCTGCAATCATGCCTACATCATAAGCAGTAGTTTTGGCATCTTCTGCCTTATAAAAGTCCAGAAGTTTAAACAACAGCCAAATGATAAAGAAATTACAGATGAGCGGTGGGCTTAATACTAAAAAGTGCTGAAACAAGCCCGAAAGCACAATGTACATTAAAGCTGGTAGAAAACTTGGACGACCTAATAGATTGTAATAGTTAATCAGATAATTAAGCAGCAAGGCTTGCCCTAACACTACTATACCAGCCAGTAAAACGCTAAAACCTGGCGACACTGTATCAGCATAACTAACCGGCAGCATGGATTTTACAAAAGGTTCGGCTAAAGCTAATTGCACTTTTTCGGGCGCATATAAAACATAACCAGCCCGCATTATAAACAGCAGCACTGCTAACCAGAAAATGTTAAGCGGATTAAAGGTCCGGAAAATATTAATCATGCCTGCTGCATTTTAAGCGGCAATATTACGCAAAATGTTTAAGCTAAAACAGTGTGAGGTCGGGCATACTGCTTTACCATCCGATCAACTATCTGAGCTGTTTCATCCGGAAAATCAACCTTTATCCGTTTATCATCTGCAATCCATTGGTTGATAATCGGCAAGGTGGTGCTATTAATGGCTGGGATAACTGGCACACCCATATGTGAGGCCGCTAAAGCATTACATTGCTGTTCATATTGCCCCGTCATGGGTACCATCAGTACTTTCTTTTGCAGATACAATGCTTCAGCAGGGCCCTCAAAACCTCCACCTGTTAACAAGCCTTCACAACTCGCCATGCTTTGATTAAATTTAGCATTATCAATCGGATATATTTGAATATTACCTGTTTGGTAGAAAGTTTTTTGCCGCTTAGAAAATATATGCCATTGCACCTGTGTTTTGCTCAAGCATTTTACCAATGTCTTTTCATCATAAGCTGGCAGATATACGGTATAATGCCCTTTGTTAACCGGCTCTAGCTGCCGTATTTCACTACGAATAACAGGGGTATGTATAAAATCGGCATAGCGTTCAAAATGAAAGCCGATGTGGTGGGTAGTAGGCGAATAATATTTAAACAACCACTCAGCATAGTTCCAGCGTGCAGGCCGTGGTGTTTGGGGCGAAACAAAAGAACATTGATGACTTAGCGAAACTGAAGGTATTTTTTGCAAGCGGCAGGCCCAGGCACTTACCGGCTCAAAATCATTCACAATTAAATCATAATGGCTCAAGGGCAGGTTATGCATATCGCGCCAAAGCTGCCACAAATTCATGCGTTTGAAAGTAGCCCACTTATCTACACCGCCTTTTTTGCCAAACACAAAACTAAACCCATGAAATTTATAAGCGAGTGGCTGTGATAAGGATACTTCGGCTTCGGTCCCACTTATTAATAAGTCCACTTCACCATATTGCTGTAGCAGGGGTACAATTTCGCGAGCACGGCTAATATGCCCGTTACCCGTTCCCTGTATAGCAAATAGTATTTTCATGAATTTTGCAGATGGTGACGTGCAAATATAAACGGCTTTAGGGTTAAAGCGTTTGTCTGGTTATTAGTTTCATATAAAATTATTATTATCTAACATATTTAACTGTACTCTGGTGGATAGCTATTTATGTTTCATAAGCATTTCGCACAACTGACAAAAAGTACTTTATTGCAGCAATTGGTTCTGAATTGTAAAATTTAATTCAGAATTTTACGTTTTCGTAAAGAAGTAGCTAATAATTGAATTTTTCGTAAAAATTCAAGAGCTTGCAAGTATTTTTCATATTACTGCGTTATA
This region includes:
- a CDS encoding DUF6427 family protein translates to MINIFRTFNPLNIFWLAVLLFIMRAGYVLYAPEKVQLALAEPFVKSMLPVSYADTVSPGFSVLLAGIVVLGQALLLNYLINYYNLLGRPSFLPALMYIVLSGLFQHFLVLSPPLICNFFIIWLLFKLLDFYKAEDAKTTAYDVGMIAAAGTLIYLPFVYLMVCVWIALIIFRPFDWRDWAASLIGYATVFFFIAVFYYLNDRLNHFYQIWTPLGTPFTGIALLDKYDFLLLIPVIIIVILGLFKLQENFFKSYVLIRKTFQLLFFFFIIAAFSFYVRPAFGLSHFLICIVPVAVFFAYYFLYASKRWFYETLFFLLLIGIIYFQFNTF
- a CDS encoding glycosyltransferase family protein: MKILFAIQGTGNGHISRAREIVPLLQQYGEVDLLISGTEAEVSLSQPLAYKFHGFSFVFGKKGGVDKWATFKRMNLWQLWRDMHNLPLSHYDLIVNDFEPVSAWACRLQKIPSVSLSHQCSFVSPQTPRPARWNYAEWLFKYYSPTTHHIGFHFERYADFIHTPVIRSEIRQLEPVNKGHYTVYLPAYDEKTLVKCLSKTQVQWHIFSKRQKTFYQTGNIQIYPIDNAKFNQSMASCEGLLTGGGFEGPAEALYLQKKVLMVPMTGQYEQQCNALAASHMGVPVIPAINSTTLPIINQWIADDKRIKVDFPDETAQIVDRMVKQYARPHTVLA